In one window of Pseudodesulfovibrio sediminis DNA:
- a CDS encoding CHASE2 domain-containing protein, with protein MSRGLKKVMAGLMAGLLGAALAIGALSLNLLESLEAVTFDLRARVLSRPGISTDDIRIILLDQKSLDWSKEQFGLGWPWPRQAYVPLVDFCREAGVAALAFDVVFTEPSVYGVNDDAALADAFKKMGRVTLAADFARKDGSATAWPDYIPAPLFPLAGDTTLYTSPVATFPIQDLAVGITGVGNVNVSPDADTIYRRIPLLIKFDDRYAPSLPLSAALMAEPLSITLAPTSVTIGSTPIPVTNKGEAILNYRGKNAYKAYSAASIMESGMRMADGQESLVDLNDFTGKYVFFGFSATGLFDLRPTPLGGVSPGVLINATALDNMLSGDFMYPMELRVDILTTILFALLAGLSVTLFRNLWLTIAASGVTLALPVGFAMGTYYYGIWSGMAVQLASCFTALFLAGAIKYATEGRQKRFIKSAFKQYLSPKVIDQLLANPDKLTLGGERRELTIFFSDLEGFTSISEGLNPEELTSVLNDYLTAMTNIIQSTGGTVDKYEGDAIIAFWNAPVDQPDHALRGVCAALDCQQKLAEMRPELFKRTGKSFHMRIGLNTGPAVVGNLGSHDRFDYTMLGDSVNLAARLESVNKQFATYTMISRATLEQLHGKVPVRELSCLRVVGKDQAVVVYEPMTEKDYEEKKEVLHIFSRGLEHFYAGDFEKGRETFASIAEKDPAASRYEAKCRMLAKNPPSLWDGVWSMTSK; from the coding sequence ATGTCCCGAGGGCTTAAGAAGGTAATGGCCGGTCTGATGGCCGGACTTCTGGGCGCGGCCCTGGCCATAGGGGCGCTCTCCCTGAACCTGCTTGAGTCTCTGGAAGCTGTGACCTTTGACCTGCGCGCACGAGTACTTTCCAGGCCGGGGATTTCCACGGACGACATACGCATAATCCTACTGGACCAGAAATCTCTGGATTGGTCCAAGGAGCAATTCGGCCTCGGCTGGCCGTGGCCCAGACAGGCCTATGTTCCACTGGTTGATTTCTGCCGGGAGGCCGGTGTGGCCGCTCTTGCCTTCGATGTGGTCTTCACCGAACCGTCTGTCTACGGTGTAAACGATGATGCGGCCCTGGCCGACGCGTTCAAAAAGATGGGCAGGGTCACCCTGGCTGCCGACTTTGCCCGCAAAGACGGCTCTGCGACCGCATGGCCGGACTACATCCCTGCCCCTTTATTCCCCCTTGCCGGTGACACGACCCTGTACACATCCCCTGTGGCCACCTTTCCGATCCAGGATCTGGCCGTGGGCATTACCGGGGTGGGCAACGTCAACGTCTCACCGGACGCGGACACCATCTATCGACGCATCCCGCTTTTGATCAAATTCGATGACCGCTATGCCCCTTCGCTGCCCCTTTCTGCCGCGCTCATGGCAGAACCCCTGAGTATCACCCTGGCCCCGACATCCGTGACCATCGGTTCCACCCCCATTCCCGTCACCAACAAGGGCGAAGCCATACTCAACTATAGAGGTAAAAATGCGTACAAGGCGTATAGCGCGGCCTCGATCATGGAAAGCGGCATGCGCATGGCCGATGGACAGGAATCCCTTGTTGATCTGAATGATTTCACGGGGAAATACGTTTTCTTCGGCTTCTCGGCCACAGGGCTCTTCGACCTGCGCCCCACTCCGCTCGGCGGCGTCTCTCCCGGTGTCCTGATCAATGCCACAGCTCTGGACAACATGCTCTCAGGCGACTTCATGTATCCCATGGAACTCCGGGTCGACATCCTCACCACCATACTCTTTGCCCTGCTCGCAGGACTCAGCGTCACCCTGTTCCGCAACCTCTGGCTCACCATAGCGGCCTCCGGCGTCACTCTCGCCCTGCCCGTGGGCTTTGCCATGGGCACCTATTACTATGGTATATGGTCCGGCATGGCCGTCCAGCTCGCCAGCTGTTTTACCGCGCTTTTCCTTGCCGGAGCCATCAAATATGCCACCGAAGGTCGCCAGAAGCGATTTATCAAATCCGCATTCAAACAGTATCTCAGCCCCAAGGTCATCGACCAGCTACTCGCAAATCCCGACAAGCTGACACTGGGAGGCGAGCGACGCGAATTGACCATTTTCTTCTCTGATCTCGAAGGGTTCACGTCCATCTCCGAAGGATTGAACCCGGAAGAACTGACCAGCGTACTCAACGATTACCTGACCGCCATGACCAACATTATCCAGAGTACGGGCGGCACGGTGGACAAGTATGAAGGCGACGCCATCATAGCCTTCTGGAATGCTCCAGTGGACCAGCCTGACCATGCATTGCGCGGCGTTTGTGCCGCGTTGGACTGCCAACAGAAACTGGCGGAGATGCGTCCCGAACTTTTCAAAAGGACCGGCAAGTCATTCCACATGCGCATAGGGCTGAACACAGGTCCAGCCGTAGTGGGCAATCTCGGCTCCCACGACCGATTCGACTACACCATGCTCGGCGATTCAGTGAATCTGGCAGCACGACTGGAGTCGGTGAACAAGCAGTTCGCAACCTACACGATGATCTCCAGAGCCACTCTGGAACAATTGCATGGCAAGGTGCCGGTCAGAGAACTCTCGTGTCTCCGGGTTGTCGGTAAGGATCAGGCGGTCGTCGTCTACGAACCCATGACGGAAAAGGACTACGAAGAGAAAAAGGAAGTGCTGCACATCTTCTCACGAGGTCTGGAGCATTTTTATGCCGGCGACTTTGAAAAAGGGAGGGAAACATTTGCCTCTATCGCCGAAAAAGACCCCGCCGCGAGCCGGTATGAAGCTAAGTGTCGGATGCTGGCAAAAAATCCCCCCTCCCTTTGGGACGGTGTCTGGAGCATGACAAGCAAATAG